ATGTCGATTATCCTCTTTTACGTGTACAAAACGTTTCATTGTCATATTTTACCCAGTGTTAGACAATAATTCTTTCAAAGTGTAAATAACTTACTTCAGTTTCACTTTCCCCACCTTCACCTATTCTAATGTATTTAGAAGCCCTGTTGGTAGCCCATTGTatgtaaacaagttttatcaTTTGCAGCCATCATCAGCTGCACTCCACTGACTAGCGTGCAGGCTCCGGTGGTTGATTACAACCGAACACAACTCATCATATTCGCCGATGGTAGGCCTGAGGAAAGAACTTTGACACTGAAATGTCCAGCTAATACTGTCCTTGATATGAGAAACCTGAACAACTGCACTTGTATTCCATCTAACCAACGTGAGTGCACACATCCCTCCAtctttgatatttaaaattatagCATAGAGTTAAGAGCAGTAGTCTTGATGGAATGTTATTGAAAAATGcttacatttattgaatgacatTGTCAttaacagaaaggaaaataacagTTCAGCGCTTTGtactttgtatttaaaaaaaaaccacctacGCCTGCAACAGACAGACATAAGTATTTaaacaagacagacaaagacaagGAAGGCAGACAGACCGACGGACAGCAGGCAGGCATAAATACAGACTTTTTCATGCTttggaaaaataagaaaaaaatgtgataacaGGAGACTGTCCTGTTGTACTGGAGCGCACCGCCAGCCTCACCTTAGGGGCCACAAACAATGTTGTTGCTGAGTTCCCTGCCCTTGCCTCCAATGAAATCGCAGGAAACTTCACCATGTCTTTCGGGTAAGCCAGCATGAGTATAGCATTATCAAAAACGAATTGTTGtgcaaaaagataaaacttttaCACTCATTCCGTTGTTGTGTCAATCAgtgcatttttatgttgtttttttttgagcaaACATAGGGGTATGGAAAAGCGcgtggataaataaagttgtacacCTTTACTTCGATACAGTTCATATGTTAATGAAATATAgttattcatattttaataaGAAGTTAAAAACCAGTGTGCTGTTATATTATGTTTTTCAAGTCTAATAAAATAAGATTCTagtttagaaatatttttacgGATTATTTCAACTACCAATCATAAAGCTTACCTCTGAACAGCAATTTAATAATCAGATTTCTagcttagaaatatttttacgGATTATTCCAACTAAAGCATACCTCTGAAGAGAAATTTAATAGTCAGATTAAAAGCTTAAAATCTTGTACAGTCGCTGCAGTCGAAAATGAAAACGTGTGGACATCCTTGCAGCATTAGCTGGTCTAAGGGTGGGCAACAAGACAATTGAAGGCATCGTTGAATACACACGTTCAATACACAAACGAACTGATAAAAGGGATTGCTAAGATGCTTATAAAAGACCTCATGAGTGAATTTCAGGAATTTTTGTTAATAGTTTTCAAGTTTCCGGCTCCACCACCAGCGCatctctggtcagcaactccAGAAACACGATGAACTGCCGGACAGCCACCTTGGAGGTCTACCTGGAGAACGGCGTGATTGGCGCCAGGCTGGTGAACATCAACGGGGGAACTTTTACTCTCACCACTAATAACgtggtgagaaaaaaaaatacacaaaaagtcATATTCACGAATATCTCTAACGCTACGTGTAGCATACAATAAaccaaaaatacaataaaaagacAACGATGTACGATTAGCACCATTTCCCACAGTAAAGTGGCACTAGGCTATagttatatatacacacatatatcaacaacaaaacttgcAGTTAAAGgaagaaatttctgtttttactgAAAAACCACACAAATATAGTGTAAATAACAATTCTGCTTTTTTACAACTATCCCTCgctaaaaaaaggaataaattacaagaaaacaaaaaacatgtacTACATTactacgagagagagagaggaagggcaGAAAGTGAggaaagcaaaatgtttacgGAAAATTTTGGGTTTGAGTACTCGCCCTCTTGCAACACCTTTGTCAATGTTCTCTTTGCTACAGATCTCTACCGGAAATACCTACACCGTCCAGCTCATGCGCAGCTACAGGACTGTGACTCTGAGTGTGAATGGCAACCAGGCAGCCACTGCTGATATCGGTTAGCACACCATCACCATAACCAGtgcgatcatcatcatcatcatcatcatcatcatcatcatcatcatcatcatcctcaaacagaaattttcaatctttaaaacATTCTGCTAAATAACCACGCCTGTGATAAACACCTATCAAAACACTCTCAATGCTAACCATTGCATACTAGATAAACAATGAAGATGACTTTCGTGCAAAAtgtgataatttaaaaataaagctgtgGCAACAGCAGGAGTGTGTAATAAGGTCTCATGTAACACacggtttttgttttctatttacagGAACATCTAGGCTCGCCAAGACAAACTGCGGCTTAAGTTTGGGACGAGGATACCCTCGTGCAAACTTTGTGGGAACCATTGAAAATGTAAGACGAGTTAGATATGtaatttctgtttgttcctTGTTTGGCAACTTGTCTTTAAACTCTTCTTTAGGCATGAGTAGTCTTAGACTTGCTTTTATCGTCTGTACTTTAAAAATTTCTTGATAAAGAATGtttactggaaaaaaacccCCCACAAAAATAGCAAGATAGAAACTTCTCGTTATATTAagagttacatttttttatctaatGACTTCATAAAACCTACATATTAGAATAaataagtgtatatatatatatagagagagagttattaatatttaagtttttaaacaCACGACTCAATGAAAGATATATACCCAACTAtaacaatttttcaaaaagcgttccagtaaaaagaaaaaaaaaatagtagtgTGAAAGCCTGATAATAACTACCTAATTCTACTTTGTTTCAGTTCCGAATGACATTGCCCTGTGTCTAAAGGTTCGATCTCCTGCCACTGGTCAGCGTCTGATTTGCTGCCGACGACCCATGATTTCCAGTTCTCCGGAATGGAATCCAACTGTCCTTTAATAAGAATATTTCgagcagagagaaaagaaactcaaactaaaaattgaaaactgtactcaaaaaattaacaacttacaattttttttcaacatctaAAAGAAGGGTAAATGAATATTATCTGTGAGATAATTTGAGACATTTGGCGTTGCCTACATTATTAAGAAAGATGCTGAAAAGATGCTTGAGAAATCACAATAAAGTTCTGCAAAGAAGAATTggtttaatattgtttattactGTGTCGCATTGTGTTACTTATGTGTTGGTCCTTCATTACACTTTTTGGAATCACATGTGTGTCTAGAAAACACTCATACATTCTCCTTGCTAACACAAATATTTAGGTGcaacaaacacactgaaatGCACTACACGTATATAAAAAAGCACGGactcatatatttatattttactgtagCAATTAATAGTGCAGCTAAAAGATGTAGGTACTTTACCATTCCGTAAACAACCACCATCGTTGCTGTCACTATCAACTCCATCACCACTCTACTACTCCCATCATCACCTCAAATCTTAGTAGATGAGGTCAGGCAGGACTGGTCGAGGAATGAACGAACGATGGATGGGCAGATTAGCTGTTTC
This sequence is a window from Pomacea canaliculata isolate SZHN2017 linkage group LG5, ASM307304v1, whole genome shotgun sequence. Protein-coding genes within it:
- the LOC112564617 gene encoding uncharacterized protein LOC112564617 — translated: MNKPTVFLLALLSASFFVQTQAQNNIVDAIVRVETQKASGAARYYAPVNAGVIPQLQLTDEEAIAVCSPIAGETARETGYNKTCSAFYTCNEYNGPNYGIVYIRPTAGGTFWSTNNTLERATPEATCPANPCNTGIPTTDGQTCYSYTICVNGKLETRKCADRTSYSYSQARSNPSNPCVPDDTCSQVAAYNYTIISCTPLTSVQAPVVDYNRTQLIIFADGRPEERTLTLKCPANTVLDMRNLNNCTCIPSNQRDCPVVLERTASLTLGATNNVVAEFPALASNEIAGNFTMSFGFQVSGSTTSASLVSNSRNTMNCRTATLEVYLENGVIGARLVNINGGTFTLTTNNVISTGNTYTVQLMRSYRTVTLSVNGNQAATADIGTSRLAKTNCGLSLGRGYPRANFVGTIENFRMTLPCV